ATCACTTTTGAGTcgtggaaggaggaggcggtgaagTTGTTGGATGATGTTTGTGCTTCGTTGGAGCAGTTGGTGAACAGGcctggggaggagttgaacATTGCATaggcgtttttttttcttttcttttctttttctttggcCATGTTGGGTTACAGGGATTTCTAGCTGTTGGCGGTATAGTATAGTCAATCAGTTTGTGTatattgtttttttcttgtaCATTATTTCTGaatggttgtggtgggctGGTACATATCTTGTATAGGATTATTTGGAATATGAAATAGTATTTGTCAAAACTCTACCTCTATTCTTTGCATTCTTCTCATTTTCCTTGCTTGAATCACTAATGTCGTCTTTTAGGCTGCGTACCTACCTTGAGCACGTAGCTCGCTGTGGGCGATAACTGAACTGCAGGAGTAAAATGTATGATCACTGTTAGCTTACACCTCTTTGATTATTAAGGGGCCTTCTGACCATCCCTCTAGGCCTACTAACTATCTTACAAAACCTGTGAACTATCACTATAAGGGCCTTTAACTATCTCTTGAGGGCTTTGAACAATCTCTTAAGGCCTATCAACTATCCTTCCGGACCTATttactatctttcaaggcctatGAACTATCTTTGGAAGCCTGTAAAGACCTCGTTAAAGGTTCAAGTTTATTCGAGAAGCATGGTTCTACATACCATCATGCACCACCTAACCAGCTTCGCAGTCACCCCACGAAGATTTGGCTCTATTCTGGGTGTTTTTGCAACGCCATATTCGGCGTGGTACTTACCACAGTTGTTTCTTCAAGGGGGCTGGGTAAGAGGGTCTCAAAGATGTTTTACGGTGTTTGAGATTTCGTCGTGTCGAGTACATAGTCCAAGGCGAGCTCTTCCCGGTTAGCATGCTTACTCGAACTCGGCTCTCCCCCCAGTACAACTATGTGCTTCCCGATGACAACCATGGAGTGACCGCTGCGGGGCGAAGGAAGACCGTCCATGTTTTGGAGCGAGTCACGCCAGCGACGCTCCGCCATGTCAAAGATCCAAAAGTCCTTGAGATCCTCGCCCATCTCTGATCGTCCACCAAACACACGCATCTTGTTTCCCCCCACAGCTGCCGTGTGACCCTCGCGTCTGGTCGGTCTTTTCCAGTGCCTGGTATCAGTGGGTATGTGTTCCCATCTGTTGGTTACAGGCTCGTAGCTCCACATATCGTTGTACCAGGTGTAGCCGTCGGTGCCGCCGAAGCTAGGTCGCGTGGAGCCTTGATTAGGATTGCGATTTTTGGGTCGGGGGATAGAAAGCTACGCACATATGCATCTTAGTATTCCACCACAGTGCTGTGGTTGGTtctcggcggtggtgctgaccTCTCGTCATCTGAGGGTTTCGGCTGTACCCACTGGAGGAGTTCCAGGTCAAAGAGAGCTGTTTCGTTGCGGGAATAGCCCTCAATCTGCCCGCCAAAGATGACCAGGAACGACCCAACGAGGTTTAAGCTATGTCCATAGCGCCCAGGCGGCTGGGAAACACCAAAAAACGCGCTGGAGACGGGAGCTACGCACCGGTGGCATGTTTCTGTTTCCCTTGGTTAGTAGCCCTGACATGAATGGGTACACACACAGGGATGAGAGTCGCTCGCCTCGGTTCATCATGTACAGGTTGTTCAGAGTGTCCGTTTCTTCGATCATGGCATTACCTCCCCACAGACACAGAGCATTGCCGGCGAGAACACAGCAGTGCTCTACACGGGCACTGGGTTTGCGGGCCGACGCAGCGATGGGGATGCAGCGAAGCGCTGAAGACGCTTGGAGTTCGATGTACCACAGGTCAGCAAGAACCCGGCGTTCATCTAGCATCAAACCACCCATGAGGTATGCGTGGCCTAGAGACCCAGTTGAGTCCGACCAGTGAAATGCAAACCGTTGAGAGGAGAGCCCCAAGAGCCTATGCCCGGGGCTGGTGAGCTTGGCAGGGCCTAAACCAGCACCACCTTTCCACGTGCCAGGCAGGTTTATCACACAGATTAAGACTTTCTTTTCCGGAAAACACGTTTCTCGTCACGCGTAGCTTTTGAGTCTATCACACATTGATAGCGTGGAAGCCAGAAAATGCCCCAAAGTCTGATCATGTCTTCGACGAGTACAAAGCGTGCTGTCAATCTTCTTCCAATCCTTTACTCACCAGTCCACCATCATCTACATCTAAGAATAAGCTTATATTTCCAACACCCTATCCTACCAACCGACTAAAACTATAACGCTATTATTAAGAAACCCTGACCGGCCAACTCCGATTTGGAGGGCCTCAGGTCGTTTGAGTGGCGGATGCTTTATTTTATCGAAGCATTCGGTCTTTTCACAGATCCAGAGAGGTGACCTAGTTACAGGTGCTGACCTTTCTGTCCTGTCCTAGACCCCCTCCCGACCCTTCCACAACGCCTTGCGAGCCAGGAAAAGACATGTCAGATATCATCGCCCGAATTATCGTGCGTGACGAGCAGGTTGATCCGAGACTATCAATACGTACCTACCAGTTTGAGACACCGAAATGGTCTCTATGGCAAAGGCTTCGCGGGACCGCCATTTGTGAATGCAGGAGCTTCTGGTATTGGAATGTCCTGCCAAGACTGGACGACCTGCGGATATCGCTACAAGAGTTGGTAGGAATGGAGGGACGATACGTTAGACCGTTTCTGCGTCGTATGCTTCACGCAAAGTACGAGGCTGATTGGGCTCACAAAGAGTACGAAGGTGATTGGGATCACGAAGAGTGGAGTGGTGATTGTGATCAGGAAGGTGATTCTGATTGGTCATTGTAATTGGGGACTGAGGGGGTGTTTTGCATATAGAAGCAATTTACAGACTTGTCTTGATCTTAACGCAACCTCCTGATTGCCCTAGACATTCAAAGATCGACCTGGTATTATTTTCACCCATCATGAGGTTCTCTTTGGACAAGCGTAATTCTAACTTTGAGGATATGCGGGGTCCAAAGCTCAACTTCAGCCTTTTTTGTTAGACTTTTTTCGCGTCTGCAAAGTGGACACAGGGAGCCTGAGGCTCGTGATCCTACTGTACAGAAGCCTATCATCATCGAAATGACTTTGATACTTAGGGTGGTCTTAAGGGTTAGCCATGTGGGTCAAatggtggttttggcttTAACACAGATGGATGTGTGAAACTTAATACTGCGCTGAACTCTACCTTAACCGTTTGTTAAATTATTACTTCACCGTTCATTTTTAATCCTGATTCGTTTCTTCCTTGTGcctcaaccatcatcatcatcctgccATTCGTCAACGACAGCCAGTAGCCACTCCCTCGCGTGCCGACGATATATCTGAAGTCAGCGTCCTGACCAATCACCGCTCACTAACGCCAGTCGGTCGTCTACAAAATGACTATCTTGGACAAGTTCTCGCATCGGGTACAGACATCGTCGTTGAATATCCTCCAAAGACTTCCTAGGCCCTGCAACGTCTTCTCGGAGCACCTGGTAAAGGAGGCACAGCCAGAAGCGGTTGCTCAAATACCAGAGGGCGAAGAGAAGGAATGCCTTGAACACAAGCTGGAGGATAGTGAAGAGGAATGGGTACGCAGGTGCCAGGTAAGACTCCATGTAACGCCATGCGTTGATTGTGGTATCATTATCGGAATCTAACAGGCCTACCTACAGGCAATCCACCGAGATGGCGGAGCGTGTAATATAGAGGCAGTTACCTGCAACTTCCACTGTCAGCACCACGAAGAACTCAGACAAGCACTCCAGCGACAGATCAACGAGGGCAAGGAGAGGGTCGAAGGGTGCTATCAGAGACTGCCCTTTGAAGAGTTGGAGAGCGAGCACTTCCCGGGTGGAAGCGGAGAAGCCTTGGAGGCTCTCAACTTCCACAACTCCGTCATCGCCCGCCGCTACCTGGTCATGATGATATTTTACCCCAACCCTTATCCTACGTGGTGTGAACCCGAGGATGGCCACTTTCAATACATCCGCTCTCTGCAGTGGCGTCGGGACGCACTGGTTGATTTCGTGCGGGAGtggagggagaaagagggcTTCGACCTTTCTGCCTACAAGTCGGTGGAAAGATGGGTTGCTGATTTGGCTGAAGAGCATCATCTCTTTGACCAGCCTGAACGGTAAGTGGATGACTGCACCCAAGTTCTCGTGCCCGTCCAATGTCAAACCAATCTAACGACTGTGATTTTCTAGGGACTTGCCAAGAGAAGGAATGGAATATGGCTGTGATTCGAAGGGTGTTCTCGCCAAGATTGTGGAAAGGACCCACGAGCATGATCCCCGCCAGGAGAAACCACAAAAGCCGAAATCATACGTGCGGACAGAAGAGGAGTGGAATGAGTGGATTGAAAAGACGAATAGGGAATATTGTCTTGATACTAGCCgtgacaaggaggaggctgctagACAACTTGAATGGGCCGAAGAATCGGTCGATTTTGTGCTAGATGAAACTCCCTGGTAGAGGCCCGATGGCTTTTGGAGTGCTGAACACATACCTTGGATAACATGTTGAATGTATTTTTTGCGTTTACTCTTTCTGGCATATTATACATTATAACCTCACTTTACTGTTTTGCGACGATTGAGCCCTGGCTTAGGGGCTTTggcccttttttttttttccttacAAGGTGTGTTTGGAGGACTCCAAGTTATTCAAGGTTGGACAACATTTTTTAACGTTTTTGTTTCAAACTATTGGGTGAAGATTTTCTCGAGTTACTAATAAACATCCTGATAATCTTGACGTGCCTCCCAAGTCGTCCGTCCATGTCCCGTCACATTGACCGATTGAACTTTTACTCTGTCGCATCAAGCTCAGGGTCCAAACATCATTATAGTTGCAACTATAGACTTTCCACCTCATCCATATCCAGTAAACTCTACGATTAATAACGACACATTACGAAGCCATGTGGCCTCAGAATCCCGCGGGTATTGCACTAGGCAAACCTTCACTTGGCTATCCGGTGGCTTCGCAATCTGGTTGGGCGTGCATGAGAGTTACCAGACACATTTAAGTTAGGAGAGCATGTCGGACCCAGACACCTCGTTGCCTGTCGAGCAACTAAGATATGGAGAAGGCCCATTGTTGATCATGAAGTaattggtgatgatgaagattgGCAGTGACAGCTAGCTACCTTACCTTATATTTATATGTTTTCCGTACAGTATTTCGGTCCTAGTCTTTGTTGCTCAAGCTTTCAATTAGTAGGTACTATAGCTTTTTAGACCAAGCCATTATTGACAGTAAACCTAACACAAGAGGTCTCTGGTTAGTTTCCTTGTAGGGACTGATCCTGTCTTGGCTTTTGTCGTGAAAGAACAGCATCACACCTCTGCACCGAGCTAGGTAGGGATTGATTCCATATATCAACTCACGCTTATTAACTTGGATTTTTATGCCGGACGGAGATGGAGTGACTGCttatgatggtggttggacGTACGACATTCACTGAGTATCAACCGCTATTCACCAAGCATTCACTGCAAGCCAGGAAGAGCATACTCATTATAGTTCAACACATATACAATGCTTTCAGGCATATTTGCCCCACAGATATAAACCAGGTGCTCCCGACCTAAAATTACTTTCGGTTGATTTGGCTTGGCTAGAGCCTAATAGTATAGATATAAAATAACCTTTTTTGTGAAGCAACTGTCGGcgttctctctcttttctctcccaCACTCTCTTTATTCAGCTGCAGTCTATCAGGATTACCTGCTAGGTCACTTGTATCACCAATTCTAACAAGGAGTTCTTTACGAAACAGTTTCCGTGAACTCAAGACCACGTACAAACCAGCTGGGACACCAAAATGGCCTCCGAAGACTCGTTCCCAAACGATAAATGCAAGGTAAGCTTTCCCACCTCCACACGGTACCTGGACCAATACTCTTATCGTTCACAGGCGCTTCACAAAGACGTTTTTCGCTGCGAGCAGCCGACAGCGCCCGAGTCTCCATGGTGTCATAAGCACCAAAGGCAGAAGGATGTCATCTACGGGTTGACTTAATAGCACAAGGGGTAGGTTAATACTTACGATTACCT
The window above is part of the Podospora bellae-mahoneyi strain CBS 112042 chromosome 3, whole genome shotgun sequence genome. Proteins encoded here:
- the KEL2_1 gene encoding Negative regulator of mitotic exit (antiSMASH:Cluster_2; EggNog:ENOG503NXSA; COG:S), with translation MTRGQHHRREPTTALWWNTKMHIFGGTDGYTWYNDMWSYEPVTNRWEHIPTDTRHWKRPTRREGHTAAVGGNKMRVFGGRSEMGEDLKDFWIFDMAERRWRDSLQNMDGLPSPRSGHSMVVIGKHIVVLGGEPSSSKHANREELALDYVLDTTKSQTP
- a CDS encoding hypothetical protein (antiSMASH:Cluster_2) produces the protein MTILDKFSHRVQTSSLNILQRLPRPCNVFSEHLVKEAQPEAVAQIPEGEEKECLEHKLEDSEEEWAIHRDGGACNIEAVTCNFHCQHHEELRQALQRQINEGKERVEGCYQRLPFEELESEHFPGGSGEALEALNFHNSVIARRYLVMMIFYPNPYPTWCEPEDGHFQYIRSLQWRRDALVDFVREWREKEGFDLSAYKSVERWVADLAEEHHLFDQPERDLPREGMEYGCDSKGVLAKIVERTHEHDPRQEKPQKPKSYVRTEEEWNEWIEKTNREYCLDTSRDKEEAARQLEWAEESVDFVLDETPW